A window of the Shinella zoogloeoides genome harbors these coding sequences:
- a CDS encoding NAD-dependent succinate-semialdehyde dehydrogenase: MAFHDALTKHLKSTDLLRDAGYVNGNWIGGNGAATFDVLNPATGEKLATLPEMGASETAAAIDAAYAVQPLWAARPAKDRSVLLRKWFDLIIANADELAAILTAEMGKPLAEAKGEILYAASYIEWYAEEAKRINGETIPAPSADKRMLVIKQPVGVVGTITPWNFPAAMIARKAAPALAVGCTVVSKPAEQTPLSAIALAVLAEKAGIPAGAFNIILGTDGPAIGKELCFNPKVRKISFTGSTEVGRILMRQCSDQIKKVSLELGGNAPFIVFDDANLDAAVEGAMASKYRNAGQTCVCANRLYVQSNVYDAFAEKLAKKVAELSVGDGFDKGTTIGPLIEETAIDKVEAHIADAVSKGATVIAGGKRVTGKGTFFEPTVLKGVARGMTVAKEETFGPVAPLFRFDTVEDVIEQANDTEFGLAAYFFAGDLKKVWKVAEALEYGMVGVNTGLISSEAAPFGGIKQSGLGREGSAHGADDYLELKYVCMGDVA; encoded by the coding sequence TATGTCAACGGCAACTGGATCGGCGGCAACGGCGCTGCGACCTTCGACGTCCTAAACCCGGCGACCGGCGAGAAGCTGGCGACGCTGCCGGAAATGGGCGCGAGCGAGACGGCCGCCGCCATCGACGCTGCCTATGCGGTCCAGCCGCTCTGGGCCGCCCGTCCGGCCAAGGACCGCTCCGTGCTGCTGCGCAAGTGGTTCGACCTGATCATCGCCAATGCCGATGAACTCGCCGCCATCCTCACCGCCGAAATGGGCAAGCCGCTGGCCGAAGCCAAGGGCGAAATCCTCTATGCCGCCTCCTATATCGAATGGTACGCGGAAGAGGCCAAGCGCATCAACGGCGAGACGATCCCGGCTCCCTCCGCCGACAAGCGCATGCTCGTCATCAAGCAGCCGGTCGGCGTCGTCGGTACGATCACGCCCTGGAACTTCCCGGCCGCAATGATTGCGCGCAAGGCCGCCCCGGCGCTTGCCGTCGGCTGCACGGTGGTCTCCAAGCCGGCCGAGCAGACGCCGCTTTCGGCCATCGCCCTTGCCGTTCTGGCGGAAAAGGCCGGCATTCCGGCCGGCGCCTTCAACATCATCCTCGGCACCGATGGCCCCGCCATCGGCAAGGAGCTGTGCTTCAATCCGAAGGTGCGCAAAATCTCCTTCACCGGCTCCACGGAAGTCGGCCGCATCCTGATGCGTCAATGCTCCGACCAGATCAAGAAGGTCAGCCTGGAACTTGGCGGCAACGCGCCTTTCATCGTCTTCGACGATGCCAATCTCGACGCCGCCGTCGAAGGCGCGATGGCCTCGAAGTACCGCAATGCCGGCCAGACCTGCGTGTGCGCCAACCGGCTCTACGTGCAGTCGAATGTCTATGACGCCTTTGCGGAGAAGCTGGCGAAGAAGGTCGCCGAGCTTTCGGTTGGCGACGGCTTCGACAAGGGCACGACCATCGGCCCGCTGATCGAGGAAACCGCCATCGACAAGGTCGAGGCGCACATCGCCGACGCCGTTTCCAAGGGCGCGACGGTCATTGCCGGCGGCAAGCGCGTCACGGGCAAGGGCACTTTCTTCGAGCCGACCGTGCTGAAGGGCGTCGCCCGCGGCATGACGGTGGCGAAGGAAGAGACCTTCGGCCCCGTCGCCCCGCTCTTCCGCTTCGACACGGTCGAGGATGTGATCGAGCAGGCCAACGACACCGAATTCGGCCTTGCCGCCTACTTCTTCGCCGGCGACCTCAAGAAGGTCTGGAAGGTGGCGGAAGCGTTGGAATACGGCATGGTCGGCGTCAATACCGGCCTCATCTCCTCCGAAGCCGCCCCCTTCGGCGGCATCAAGCAGTCCGGCCTCGGCCGCGAGGGCTCGGCCCACGGCGCGGATGATTATCTGGAGCTGAAATACGTCTGCATGGGGGATGTCGCCTGA